The Negativicoccus succinicivorans genome includes a region encoding these proteins:
- a CDS encoding ATP-grasp domain-containing protein produces the protein MKALLRKNHDGLLYDHHMHIAYEGFKQLGDVDFYTTVHALQAVDPATVIVGSEQDLHDLLTGWDIECPNLDYPEELQEFLGRKIWPSTLFTITNDPSLWRVFIKPRKETKRFIGTVLEETSDLVKLGGFVSDIDVWCSEKIEFISEWRVYVCDGVPLGMFWYKGKWDITPDVDIIQRAIAAYHSAPRGYAIDFGVDSEGRTLLVEVNDGFGLGNYGLPPVPYAQLLTARWQELTADLAREYQKETETQDSDTESAAKQ, from the coding sequence ATGAAAGCGTTATTGCGCAAAAATCATGACGGTTTACTCTACGACCATCATATGCACATCGCCTATGAAGGGTTCAAACAACTGGGAGATGTGGACTTTTACACCACCGTGCATGCCTTACAAGCGGTGGATCCGGCCACGGTCATTGTCGGCAGTGAACAGGATTTGCACGATCTCTTAACGGGCTGGGACATCGAATGTCCGAATTTGGATTATCCGGAAGAACTGCAGGAATTTCTCGGGCGGAAAATTTGGCCGTCCACGCTTTTTACGATTACGAATGATCCGTCATTGTGGCGCGTATTTATCAAGCCGCGCAAAGAAACGAAACGCTTTATCGGCACTGTCCTGGAAGAAACAAGTGATTTGGTAAAGCTCGGCGGTTTTGTTTCGGATATTGACGTTTGGTGCAGTGAAAAAATAGAATTTATTTCGGAGTGGCGCGTCTATGTTTGTGACGGAGTGCCGCTCGGAATGTTCTGGTATAAAGGTAAATGGGATATCACGCCGGATGTAGATATTATTCAGCGCGCGATCGCAGCGTACCACTCCGCACCGCGCGGTTATGCCATCGATTTCGGTGTGGACAGCGAAGGCCGCACATTACTGGTGGAAGTTAACGACGGTTTCGGGTTAGGAAATTACGGTTTGCCGCCGGTACCCTATGCGCAGCTTCTGACGGCACGTTGGCAGGAGCTGACAGCCGATTTGGCAAGGGAATATCAAAAGGAAACAGAAACGCAGGATAGCGATACAGAATCCGCTGCGAAGCAATAA
- the smpB gene encoding SsrA-binding protein SmpB, whose protein sequence is MARENTRQITDNRKARHDYFVHETYEAGLALFGTEVKSLRAGKVNLKDGFVRIHQGELWLYNVHISPYEQGNRFNQDPLRNRKLLMHKSEIHRLFGKVQQKGYTLIPLSLYWSRGKVKVKLGLCTGKKNYDKRRDLAEKSAKRDMDRALAARHA, encoded by the coding sequence ATGGCGCGCGAGAATACACGACAAATTACAGATAACCGCAAGGCAAGACACGATTACTTTGTGCACGAAACGTATGAAGCCGGCCTTGCTCTTTTTGGAACGGAAGTTAAATCCCTGCGTGCCGGCAAGGTGAATTTAAAAGACGGGTTCGTCAGGATACATCAAGGCGAGCTGTGGCTTTACAACGTGCATATCAGCCCTTACGAACAGGGCAATCGGTTCAATCAGGACCCGTTGCGTAACCGCAAGCTTTTGATGCATAAAAGTGAGATCCACCGCTTGTTCGGCAAAGTGCAGCAAAAGGGTTACACGCTCATTCCGCTCTCGTTATATTGGTCGCGTGGCAAAGTGAAAGTTAAATTGGGCCTTTGCACCGGTAAAAAGAATTATGATAAACGCCGCGACTTAGCGGAAAAAAGTGCGAAGCGCGATATGGATCGTGCCCTTGCCGCGCGGCATGCTTGA
- a CDS encoding DEAD/DEAH box helicase, whose protein sequence is MLEEFINLKISKPIITALNEMGFEEPTPIQREAIPIALSGRDMIGQAQTGTGKTAAFGIPMLERVPAKGEGPFALVLAPTRELAIQSAEEINRLAQHLPHWALPIYGGQDMGRQLRSLNKRPPIIVATPGRLMDHMQRGTISLDNIRLVVLDEADEMLNMGFIDDINKIVSATPEDRQTLLFSATMPNAIRELADKFLTEPEHVTMKMKEVTIDLIDQDYIEVAERQKFDVLCRLLDMQDPTLAIIFGRTKRRVDEVTEALKKRGYTAEGLHGDLSQAKRDKVMRQFRENTIDLLVATDVAARGLDISGVTHVYNYDMPQDPESYVHRVGRTGRAGQAGLATTFVVPREMEHLRAIEHLIRRRIARRAIPSLSQVIESNRKNALTNLVRTAEQDNLDGFHASAEELLRELDSVTLVAAAIKLLTEEPDTTPVNITAERPLARKKGNFAHRGPRSGQNQRSGGKRNFSRGKRRERSDRSDRNDRNDRGYKSTSRKGGKKKKFTSGFEPYFRD, encoded by the coding sequence ATGTTAGAAGAATTTATCAATTTGAAAATATCCAAACCGATTATTACCGCCCTGAATGAAATGGGTTTTGAAGAGCCGACACCGATCCAGCGCGAGGCCATTCCGATCGCTTTGAGCGGCCGTGATATGATCGGCCAGGCACAAACCGGTACGGGTAAAACAGCGGCATTCGGTATTCCGATGCTGGAACGTGTACCGGCCAAAGGGGAAGGTCCGTTTGCCCTTGTGCTGGCGCCGACACGTGAGCTTGCCATTCAATCGGCAGAAGAGATCAATCGCTTGGCGCAACACTTGCCGCACTGGGCATTGCCGATTTACGGCGGTCAGGACATGGGCCGTCAATTGCGCAGTCTTAACAAACGTCCGCCGATTATTGTTGCGACACCGGGCCGTCTGATGGATCACATGCAGCGCGGAACCATTTCACTCGACAATATCCGGCTCGTTGTGCTTGACGAAGCGGATGAAATGCTCAACATGGGCTTCATCGATGACATTAACAAAATCGTCAGCGCTACGCCGGAGGATCGGCAAACGCTGCTGTTCTCCGCCACGATGCCGAATGCCATTCGTGAATTGGCTGACAAATTTCTGACGGAACCGGAACATGTCACTATGAAGATGAAAGAAGTGACCATTGATCTGATTGACCAGGACTACATTGAAGTAGCGGAACGCCAGAAATTCGATGTACTCTGCCGCCTTTTGGATATGCAGGATCCGACGCTTGCGATTATTTTCGGCCGCACCAAACGGCGCGTCGATGAAGTAACCGAAGCATTAAAGAAACGCGGTTATACGGCGGAAGGTTTGCACGGTGACTTGTCGCAGGCGAAACGTGATAAAGTCATGCGTCAATTCCGTGAAAATACGATTGATCTTTTGGTCGCTACCGATGTGGCGGCGCGCGGTCTTGATATCAGCGGCGTAACGCATGTCTACAACTACGATATGCCGCAGGATCCGGAAAGCTACGTGCACCGCGTCGGACGTACCGGTCGCGCCGGTCAGGCCGGTTTGGCAACGACATTTGTCGTACCGCGCGAAATGGAACATTTGCGCGCGATCGAACATTTGATTCGTCGTCGTATTGCCCGTCGCGCTATTCCCAGTCTGTCTCAAGTTATTGAAAGCAACCGTAAAAATGCGTTGACCAATTTGGTGCGCACTGCGGAACAGGACAACTTGGACGGTTTCCATGCCTCTGCGGAGGAATTATTGCGTGAGTTGGATTCCGTTACATTGGTCGCGGCGGCGATTAAGCTGCTGACGGAAGAACCGGACACTACGCCGGTCAACATCACGGCGGAACGTCCGCTCGCCCGCAAAAAAGGTAATTTTGCGCATCGCGGCCCGCGCTCGGGACAAAATCAGCGTAGCGGCGGAAAGCGCAATTTCAGTCGCGGCAAACGTCGCGAACGCAGTGATCGCAGTGATCGCAATGATCGTAACGACCGCGGCTACAAATCCACTTCGCGCAAAGGCGGCAAGAAAAAGAAATTCACCTCCGGTTTTGAACCGTACTTCCGTGATTGA
- a CDS encoding AAA family ATPase, translated as MRPLRLMMQAFGPYVAAQTIDFTRLGERQFFLVHGPTGAGKTTIFDAICFALYGKTSSERDARNMRSAYAPTSLPTRVELDFALGDTCYRVVREPAQRLSKQRGTGTTERPAKVEFVKIAGDGKELESMGDRNVQGKILDLICFDVDQFRQVVLLPQGNFRQLLLASSAEREQILAKLFATEIAARVASLLKERAQALASSFEEAKRDRERDLGAENVTTEEELQSAIQITQAEWNEAKDAELVLAKARQEAQQSAQAAQTWQDLKSKEKIALAVQKKLADESEMMQEKAAELERWQKATTMADSMQALTDEQTKGSRYRQQQSEWEPELKQLQEETLYWAKEEEFLDAERSAQSEYKLEQERLTRVIGWFDEVAQLTRQEEENQKKHAAAEERQKAAQAEAERFAKAITDLSEQGNALRELAEKEPIWEEKLASHKRRQKEYQAYRKRQQDHDAVRGDIETLKNTLALQQTALQNVVKKREHLADLREKNWAAWLGAELTAGTPCPVCGSLHHPQPAVTDEEMPDEATWQDAQEEEKLAQEKLAATQQLLSQLTERESLLAQELNAADALLASLTDTQLIEQETELQTKHQEAMSAQAEFERVKVQLTAQQEQEKKANETLQKINEELAKIESAGTVVTTKLEEAQRQIPPQFTNAESVKAQVVQLREKIENYERREKAFSSKAKEVQKKEQDLRQEYEKVTRLLEECRHNYKTKRDGLLERAKASGFTDMTLLAEAIAQGPSITERRQEIQKYQADCIANKTRLEEIKKELDGMAAPDLAKVMAAVSQAEKEHKEAVERMTMFGIKVKRLAAAAQKMKEYAQIFAKLDQEQAVVGRLSELANGSSVTGEQGRLSFQRYVLQTLLDDVIMAANVRLEKMSHRRYQLVRAQAATDQRRAAGLDLEVNDFWTGDRRPANTLSGGETFQASLALALGLADTAQAYAGGLRLDTVFVDEGFGTLDADALNEAIRILTDLREGGRLVGIISHVEELRQRIDTRLEIEKTETGSRAHWVLG; from the coding sequence ATGAGACCGTTACGTTTGATGATGCAGGCGTTCGGCCCCTATGTGGCAGCGCAAACAATTGATTTTACTCGCCTCGGTGAGCGGCAGTTCTTTTTGGTGCACGGACCGACCGGTGCAGGCAAGACGACGATTTTCGACGCGATTTGTTTTGCGCTTTACGGCAAAACCAGCAGCGAACGTGACGCGCGTAATATGCGCAGTGCGTATGCACCGACATCGTTACCGACACGGGTGGAACTTGATTTTGCGCTCGGCGATACCTGCTATCGTGTCGTGCGTGAGCCGGCGCAACGCCTGAGCAAACAACGGGGGACGGGAACAACGGAGCGCCCCGCCAAAGTGGAATTTGTCAAGATCGCAGGTGACGGCAAGGAATTGGAATCGATGGGCGATCGCAATGTGCAAGGCAAAATTTTGGACCTGATCTGTTTTGATGTCGATCAGTTCCGTCAGGTCGTGCTTTTGCCGCAGGGGAATTTTCGTCAACTTTTATTGGCGAGCTCGGCGGAACGAGAGCAGATTTTGGCCAAACTTTTTGCGACGGAAATCGCCGCCCGCGTAGCGTCGTTATTGAAAGAGCGCGCTCAGGCGCTCGCGTCATCTTTTGAAGAGGCGAAGCGCGATCGGGAACGCGATTTGGGGGCGGAAAATGTTACCACGGAAGAAGAATTGCAATCTGCCATACAAATAACCCAAGCGGAATGGAACGAAGCGAAAGACGCGGAGCTCGTTTTGGCAAAAGCTCGCCAAGAAGCACAGCAGTCGGCGCAAGCAGCGCAGACATGGCAAGACCTTAAAAGCAAAGAAAAAATCGCGCTCGCTGTGCAGAAAAAGCTTGCCGACGAGTCCGAAATGATGCAAGAAAAGGCCGCAGAACTGGAGCGTTGGCAAAAGGCAACAACAATGGCCGACAGCATGCAGGCGCTCACCGATGAACAAACGAAGGGATCCCGATATCGTCAGCAGCAAAGCGAGTGGGAACCGGAATTAAAACAACTGCAAGAGGAGACTCTTTACTGGGCAAAAGAGGAAGAATTTTTAGATGCGGAACGTTCCGCGCAAAGTGAATATAAACTGGAACAAGAGCGGTTAACGAGAGTCATCGGTTGGTTTGATGAAGTAGCGCAATTGACACGGCAAGAAGAAGAGAATCAAAAGAAACACGCTGCGGCGGAAGAGCGGCAAAAAGCGGCGCAGGCGGAAGCGGAACGGTTCGCGAAAGCCATCACGGATCTTTCCGAGCAAGGGAATGCGCTTCGTGAGTTGGCAGAGAAAGAGCCGATTTGGGAAGAAAAATTGGCGTCGCATAAACGACGGCAAAAGGAATACCAAGCGTATCGGAAACGTCAGCAAGACCATGATGCGGTCAGAGGGGATATTGAAACCCTGAAAAACACGCTTGCTTTGCAGCAAACCGCTTTGCAAAACGTTGTTAAAAAGCGGGAACACTTGGCCGATCTGCGTGAAAAAAACTGGGCGGCATGGTTAGGCGCGGAACTTACGGCGGGCACTCCCTGCCCGGTATGCGGATCTCTGCATCATCCGCAACCGGCGGTGACCGATGAGGAAATGCCGGATGAAGCAACGTGGCAAGATGCGCAGGAAGAAGAAAAGCTGGCGCAGGAAAAATTAGCGGCAACGCAACAGCTTTTGAGCCAGCTGACGGAACGTGAATCCCTGTTGGCACAGGAGTTGAACGCGGCGGATGCTTTGTTGGCATCGCTTACCGATACACAACTTATAGAGCAGGAGACCGAATTGCAGACGAAGCATCAAGAGGCAATGTCTGCGCAAGCGGAATTTGAACGTGTTAAAGTGCAGTTGACCGCGCAACAGGAGCAAGAGAAAAAAGCGAACGAAACACTGCAAAAAATCAATGAAGAACTTGCGAAAATCGAATCGGCGGGAACGGTGGTAACGACCAAACTTGAGGAAGCGCAACGACAGATTCCGCCACAGTTCACAAATGCGGAGTCGGTGAAAGCGCAAGTTGTGCAGTTGCGAGAGAAAATAGAAAACTACGAACGGCGCGAAAAGGCATTTTCGTCAAAGGCGAAAGAGGTTCAAAAAAAGGAGCAGGATCTTCGTCAAGAATACGAAAAAGTGACAAGGCTACTGGAAGAATGCCGTCATAACTATAAAACGAAACGCGACGGATTGCTCGAGCGCGCCAAAGCATCGGGCTTTACCGATATGACGCTGTTGGCCGAGGCGATTGCGCAGGGGCCCTCCATTACCGAGCGTCGGCAAGAAATTCAAAAATATCAAGCGGATTGCATCGCTAACAAAACTCGTTTGGAGGAAATAAAAAAAGAACTGGACGGCATGGCGGCGCCCGACTTGGCAAAAGTTATGGCGGCCGTCAGCCAAGCCGAAAAGGAACATAAAGAGGCGGTCGAGCGAATGACGATGTTCGGCATAAAAGTCAAACGATTGGCGGCCGCCGCGCAAAAAATGAAGGAATACGCGCAGATATTTGCGAAACTCGATCAGGAACAGGCTGTCGTGGGACGTTTATCCGAATTGGCCAATGGCAGTAGCGTGACCGGCGAGCAGGGACGCTTGAGTTTTCAGCGTTATGTTTTACAGACGTTGCTTGACGATGTCATCATGGCCGCCAACGTACGCTTGGAAAAAATGAGTCACCGACGGTACCAGCTTGTGCGTGCACAAGCGGCGACCGACCAACGTCGCGCGGCGGGGTTGGATTTAGAAGTCAACGATTTTTGGACCGGAGATCGCCGGCCCGCCAATACACTTTCGGGTGGCGAAACTTTTCAAGCGTCGCTCGCGCTGGCGTTGGGGCTTGCCGATACGGCGCAGGCCTACGCCGGAGGCTTGCGTTTGGATACCGTGTTTGTCGATGAAGGTTTCGGGACATTGGATGCGGACGCGTTAAACGAAGCGATTCGTATTTTGACGGATTTACGTGAGGGCGGCCGACTTGTCGGCATTATCAGTCACGTAGAAGAATTGCGTCAGCGCATTGATACGCGTTTGGAAATCGAAAAAACGGAAACAGGCAGTCGGGCTCATTGGGTGTTAGGGTAA
- a CDS encoding exonuclease SbcCD subunit D has translation MRIIHTADWHLGRIFYERYLTEDQAYTLQDFSALVRDYRPDAVVVAGDIYDRAVPPTDAVHLWDDMVTELSYAAIPLIAISGNHDSTDRLSYGSRLLRESGVYIYGMAEADTAPLVLHDAAGPVYFCPFAFADPATIRIKYDEPQVRDYDSLFRVQAERLLQQVPSSARRIAVAHAFVAGGSPSDSERPLSVGGSSQVGTDVFQDFHYTMLGHLHRPQTMAEGKLRYSGSLLKYSFNEVEQQKSVDLVEIDAAGAVRRESVTLRKRRDLRIITGAFQELMGDLTPSSDDYLLLRLTDEAPVLAAMSRLREKFPNVLALEPIGLKAQQGERTTADIRRLTYTDMFAQFIEDVGGRPLDETETQVMAEVWQEAES, from the coding sequence ATGCGCATTATTCATACGGCCGATTGGCATTTAGGACGAATTTTTTATGAACGTTACTTGACGGAAGATCAGGCGTACACGCTGCAAGATTTCAGCGCATTGGTGCGTGACTACCGACCGGACGCTGTGGTGGTGGCGGGCGATATCTATGACCGCGCAGTGCCGCCTACGGATGCCGTGCATTTATGGGATGATATGGTTACGGAATTAAGCTACGCCGCTATTCCTTTGATTGCGATCAGCGGTAATCACGACAGCACCGATCGCTTGTCGTACGGGTCGCGGCTTTTGCGCGAAAGCGGTGTCTATATTTACGGCATGGCCGAAGCCGATACCGCGCCGCTTGTGCTTCATGATGCGGCGGGACCGGTGTATTTTTGCCCGTTTGCGTTTGCCGATCCGGCTACGATACGAATCAAATACGATGAACCGCAGGTGCGTGATTATGACAGCTTATTCCGCGTGCAGGCAGAGCGTCTGTTGCAGCAGGTACCGTCATCGGCCCGGCGTATTGCCGTGGCGCATGCCTTTGTGGCCGGCGGCAGTCCGTCGGATTCGGAACGGCCGCTTTCCGTCGGCGGATCGTCACAGGTAGGAACGGATGTATTCCAAGATTTTCATTACACGATGCTCGGACATTTGCACCGACCGCAAACTATGGCGGAGGGTAAATTGCGTTACAGCGGCTCGTTGTTAAAATACTCCTTCAATGAAGTGGAACAGCAGAAAAGCGTTGATTTGGTCGAGATTGATGCGGCAGGAGCGGTGCGGCGGGAGAGTGTTACCTTGCGCAAGCGTCGTGATTTGCGCATCATCACGGGCGCGTTTCAGGAACTTATGGGCGACCTTACGCCGTCGAGTGACGATTATTTGTTATTACGACTGACGGATGAGGCGCCGGTGCTGGCCGCGATGAGCCGGCTGCGCGAAAAATTTCCGAACGTGCTGGCCCTGGAACCGATCGGCCTCAAAGCGCAGCAGGGCGAGCGCACCACAGCGGACATTCGTCGGTTAACCTATACGGATATGTTTGCGCAATTTATCGAGGATGTCGGCGGTCGGCCGCTCGATGAAACCGAGACACAGGTTATGGCCGAAGTATGGCAGGAGGCGGAGTCATGA
- a CDS encoding peptidylprolyl isomerase, with product MKAIITLENKAEVTIELFPKEAPGTVKNFAKLAGEGFYDGLIFHRVIPGFVAQTGCPNGNGTGGPGYTIPCETENNPHKHTRGAVSMAHRGKDTGGSQFFICFEPQPHLNGVHTVFGQVTDGMDTVDSILQGDRMESIRIVEE from the coding sequence ATGAAAGCTATTATTACTCTTGAAAATAAAGCGGAAGTTACGATTGAACTGTTTCCGAAAGAAGCGCCGGGCACGGTGAAAAATTTCGCGAAACTGGCCGGCGAAGGATTTTATGACGGCTTGATTTTTCATCGTGTGATTCCGGGTTTCGTCGCCCAGACGGGGTGTCCGAACGGTAACGGTACCGGCGGTCCGGGCTACACCATTCCTTGTGAAACCGAAAATAACCCCCATAAGCATACGCGCGGGGCCGTATCGATGGCGCATCGCGGCAAAGATACGGGTGGCAGCCAATTCTTCATTTGCTTTGAACCGCAGCCGCACTTGAACGGCGTGCACACCGTGTTTGGTCAGGTAACGGACGGTATGGATACTGTAGATTCGATTTTACAGGGCGACCGGATGGAATCAATCCGGATCGTGGAAGAGTAA
- the cysK gene encoding cysteine synthase A: MKIATSILDLVGKTPLVELKKWSAKRNLAAQIVVKLERQNPAGSVKDRVALAMIDEAEKDGSLVLGMTIVEPTSGNTGVGLAFAGAVKGYRVILVMPETMSVERRQLAQAYGAEIVLTPGAQGMQGTVDKANELKKELGNVFIPQQFENAANPAMHEATTAREIWEDTDGHVGAFVAGVGTGGTVTGVGRFLKEKDADVKVFAVEPSTSPLLTEGKAGSHKIQGIGANFIPKVLDQAVYDEVLTVTNEDAIAATQALAREEGILVGVSSGAALAAATALAQRPEFAGKRIVALLPDTGERYLSLGIFDTVDK, encoded by the coding sequence ATGAAAATTGCTACATCGATTTTAGATCTTGTGGGCAAAACTCCTTTAGTCGAATTGAAAAAATGGTCGGCTAAACGTAATCTTGCGGCGCAGATTGTCGTAAAATTGGAACGACAAAATCCGGCCGGATCGGTAAAAGACCGCGTGGCGCTGGCGATGATTGACGAAGCGGAAAAAGACGGTTCGCTTGTTCTGGGGATGACCATTGTGGAACCCACGAGCGGTAATACGGGCGTAGGCTTAGCGTTTGCCGGCGCCGTCAAAGGCTACCGTGTGATTTTGGTTATGCCGGAAACGATGAGCGTCGAACGTCGCCAACTGGCTCAGGCGTACGGCGCTGAGATTGTATTGACACCGGGCGCGCAGGGAATGCAGGGAACGGTGGATAAAGCCAACGAGCTGAAAAAAGAATTGGGGAACGTATTCATCCCACAACAATTTGAAAATGCGGCGAATCCGGCGATGCATGAGGCGACTACCGCACGAGAAATCTGGGAAGATACCGACGGTCATGTCGGTGCTTTTGTTGCCGGCGTCGGTACGGGCGGCACGGTGACAGGTGTCGGACGCTTCTTGAAAGAAAAGGATGCCGATGTGAAAGTTTTTGCGGTGGAACCGTCGACTTCTCCGTTGCTCACGGAAGGCAAAGCCGGCAGTCACAAAATTCAGGGCATAGGCGCCAACTTTATCCCGAAAGTTTTGGACCAAGCCGTGTATGATGAAGTGCTCACAGTAACGAATGAAGACGCGATTGCGGCCACGCAGGCACTGGCACGTGAAGAAGGAATTCTGGTCGGGGTATCTTCCGGTGCCGCGTTGGCAGCAGCAACGGCCTTGGCGCAGCGTCCGGAATTTGCCGGCAAGCGTATTGTTGCTTTATTGCCGGATACGGGTGAACGGTATCTTTCGCTCGGCATTTTCGACACAGTCGACAAATAA
- a CDS encoding tRNA threonylcarbamoyladenosine dehydratase — MDEFTQRTSYLLGTDGVDRLSRAAVAVFGIGGVGSYAVEALARAGIGRLVLIDPDRVTASNRNRQLPALVSTLGKSKAQIMAERVKDINPACQVEVREEFYLPREESYLATLHVDYVIDAIDTVTAKVGLAREAQALHIPIVAAMGLGNKLHPEQIEVADIYATSVCRLARVMRRELKQAGVAKLTCVYSKEKPIAPQYPEGAEQVPGSVSFVPPVGGMILAGLVIRAIAQKEEELL; from the coding sequence ATGGACGAATTTACACAACGCACTTCATACTTGCTGGGAACTGACGGCGTCGATCGTTTGTCTCGTGCCGCGGTGGCCGTGTTCGGCATCGGGGGTGTCGGTTCCTATGCGGTGGAAGCACTGGCGCGGGCCGGCATCGGTCGCTTGGTGTTGATTGATCCCGACCGCGTCACGGCCAGCAATCGCAACCGACAATTACCGGCTTTAGTGTCGACACTGGGAAAATCAAAGGCGCAGATAATGGCGGAACGTGTCAAAGATATTAACCCGGCGTGTCAAGTAGAAGTTCGTGAAGAGTTTTACTTGCCCCGGGAGGAATCGTATCTGGCAACATTGCATGTTGATTATGTAATCGATGCGATCGATACAGTGACGGCGAAAGTGGGCCTTGCCCGCGAAGCGCAAGCATTACATATACCTATCGTTGCGGCGATGGGCTTAGGTAATAAATTACATCCCGAGCAAATTGAAGTGGCGGATATTTATGCCACCTCCGTGTGCCGCCTGGCACGCGTAATGCGTCGGGAATTAAAACAGGCAGGCGTAGCAAAATTGACCTGCGTATATTCTAAAGAGAAACCGATTGCGCCTCAGTATCCCGAAGGAGCGGAACAGGTTCCGGGCTCCGTTTCTTTTGTACCGCCGGTGGGCGGGATGATACTGGCGGGGCTCGTGATTCGTGCCATTGCACAGAAAGAAGAGGAATTACTATGA
- a CDS encoding VOC family protein, producing the protein MSFRFDHNNLNVLNLEKSLAFYEEALGLTEVRRKVAEDDSFVIVYLGDHQTDHKLELTWLRDRKEPYNLGDNEFHLAFVTEDYEAAHAKHKAMGCICYENSKMGIYFIEDPDHYWLEIVPAKD; encoded by the coding sequence ATGTCCTTTCGATTTGACCATAATAACCTAAATGTTTTGAACTTGGAAAAAAGTCTTGCCTTTTATGAAGAGGCGCTGGGGCTTACCGAAGTTCGCCGCAAAGTAGCGGAGGATGACAGCTTTGTCATCGTCTATTTGGGAGATCATCAGACGGACCATAAGCTGGAGCTCACCTGGTTGCGCGATCGGAAAGAACCGTACAATCTGGGTGACAACGAATTCCATTTGGCGTTCGTGACGGAAGATTATGAAGCCGCTCATGCCAAGCATAAAGCGATGGGCTGTATCTGCTATGAGAATTCTAAAATGGGTATTTATTTTATCGAAGATCCGGACCACTATTGGCTGGAAATCGTGCCGGCGAAAGACTGA